A single genomic interval of Carettochelys insculpta isolate YL-2023 chromosome 28, ASM3395843v1, whole genome shotgun sequence harbors:
- the SGCA gene encoding alpha-sarcoglycan isoform X3 translates to MAAPGLLRTLFLMVILAGVWAMLPAQNVSLVAGVIFVHELKREHFQGAFPSTHKNYGEILPEPPIAFHAQLQGFPDLPRWLRCTQRGPYQTGYLYGSPTTKDIGRQLIEVTAYNRDTYETVQQTVVFTIGPSPDTYMPYQAEFFVKNRDVEEVLPVDVQKQFQQALDAMLEQKDWSVINITSALDRGGRVPLPIEGRKEGVYIQVGSRRPFSDCLMEAKSSDNQFRCSLEQQPVITCYDSFSPQFQVDWCNITLTDLSSLSITEEVPMWGDGVLEDGSEYNPPTNSPERAFLSDYLLTILVPLLVGLLLCLLLAYIMYCRRQGVHKRDMKTSDIQMVHHNTIHSNTEELRHMASSRDVPRPLSTLPMFNVRTGERVSPLQGQHDSAHVPLILAQQ, encoded by the exons ATGGCAGCACCGGGGCTGCTGCGGACACTTTTCCTCATGG TGATCCTAGCAGGGGTTTGGGCCATGCTACCTGCTCAGAATGTCTCCCTTGTGGCCGGAGTCATCTTCGTCCATGAGCTGAAGAGGGAGCATTTCCAGGGAGCTTTCCCCTCCACCCACAAGAACTACGGTG AAAtcctgcctgagccccccatCGCCTTCCACGCCCAGCTGCAGGGATTCCCTGACCTGCCCCGGTGGCTGCGCTGTACCCAACGTGGCCCCTATCAGACGGGATACCTCTACGGGTCACCCACCACGAAAGACATTGGCAGGCAGCTCATCGAG GTGACAGCGTATAACAGAGACACCTACGAGACTGTGCAGCAGACGGTTGTCTTCACCATTGGCCCCTCCCCAG ATACCTACATGCCGTATCAGGCCGAGTTCTTCGTGAAGAACCGGGACGTGGAGGAAGTGCTGCCGGTGGACGTGCAGAAGCAGTTCCAGCAAGCCCTGGATGCCATGCTGGAGCAGAAGGACTGGAGTGTCATCAACATCACCTCGGCCCTGGACCGGGGAGGCCGGGTTCCCCTGCCCATcgagggcaggaaggaggg AGTTTACATCCAGGTGGGCTCCCGCCGACCTTTCTCTGACTGCCTGATGGAGGCCAAATCCTCAGACAACCAGTTCAGGTgcagcctggagcagcagccagtcATCACTTGCTACGACAGCTTCAGCCCTCAATTCCAAGTCGACTGGTGCAACATTACCTTG ACTGATCTCTCCAGCCTCAGCATCACTGAGGAGGTGCCCATGTGGGGCGATGGGGTGCTGGAAGATGGCAGCGAAtacaacccccccaccaactcccctGAGAGGGCCTTTCTGTCTGACTATCTGCTGACCATCTTGGTACCTCTGCTGGTGggcctcctgctctgcctcctcctggcctaCATCATGTACTGCAGGAGGCAGGGAGT GCACAAAAGGGACATGAAGACCTCTGA TATCCAGATGGTGCACCACAACACGATCCACAGCAACACGGAGGAGCTGaggcacatggccagcagccgggatGTGCCCCGCCCCCTGTCCACTCTGCCCATGTTCAACGTGCGCACAGGCGAGAGGGTCTCCCCGCTGCAGGGCCAACATGACAGCGCCCACGTCCCGCTCATCCTGGCCCAGCA gtaa
- the SGCA gene encoding alpha-sarcoglycan isoform X1, translating to MAAPGLLRTLFLMAVILAGVWAMLPAQNVSLVAGVIFVHELKREHFQGAFPSTHKNYGEILPEPPIAFHAQLQGFPDLPRWLRCTQRGPYQTGYLYGSPTTKDIGRQLIEVTAYNRDTYETVQQTVVFTIGPSPDTYMPYQAEFFVKNRDVEEVLPVDVQKQFQQALDAMLEQKDWSVINITSALDRGGRVPLPIEGRKEGVYIQVGSRRPFSDCLMEAKSSDNQFRCSLEQQPVITCYDSFSPQFQVDWCNITLTDLSSLSITEEVPMWGDGVLEDGSEYNPPTNSPERAFLSDYLLTILVPLLVGLLLCLLLAYIMYCRRQGVHKRDMKTSDIQMVHHNTIHSNTEELRHMASSRDVPRPLSTLPMFNVRTGERVSPLQGQHDSAHVPLILAQQ from the exons ATGGCAGCACCGGGGCTGCTGCGGACACTTTTCCTCATGG CAGTGATCCTAGCAGGGGTTTGGGCCATGCTACCTGCTCAGAATGTCTCCCTTGTGGCCGGAGTCATCTTCGTCCATGAGCTGAAGAGGGAGCATTTCCAGGGAGCTTTCCCCTCCACCCACAAGAACTACGGTG AAAtcctgcctgagccccccatCGCCTTCCACGCCCAGCTGCAGGGATTCCCTGACCTGCCCCGGTGGCTGCGCTGTACCCAACGTGGCCCCTATCAGACGGGATACCTCTACGGGTCACCCACCACGAAAGACATTGGCAGGCAGCTCATCGAG GTGACAGCGTATAACAGAGACACCTACGAGACTGTGCAGCAGACGGTTGTCTTCACCATTGGCCCCTCCCCAG ATACCTACATGCCGTATCAGGCCGAGTTCTTCGTGAAGAACCGGGACGTGGAGGAAGTGCTGCCGGTGGACGTGCAGAAGCAGTTCCAGCAAGCCCTGGATGCCATGCTGGAGCAGAAGGACTGGAGTGTCATCAACATCACCTCGGCCCTGGACCGGGGAGGCCGGGTTCCCCTGCCCATcgagggcaggaaggaggg AGTTTACATCCAGGTGGGCTCCCGCCGACCTTTCTCTGACTGCCTGATGGAGGCCAAATCCTCAGACAACCAGTTCAGGTgcagcctggagcagcagccagtcATCACTTGCTACGACAGCTTCAGCCCTCAATTCCAAGTCGACTGGTGCAACATTACCTTG ACTGATCTCTCCAGCCTCAGCATCACTGAGGAGGTGCCCATGTGGGGCGATGGGGTGCTGGAAGATGGCAGCGAAtacaacccccccaccaactcccctGAGAGGGCCTTTCTGTCTGACTATCTGCTGACCATCTTGGTACCTCTGCTGGTGggcctcctgctctgcctcctcctggcctaCATCATGTACTGCAGGAGGCAGGGAGT GCACAAAAGGGACATGAAGACCTCTGA TATCCAGATGGTGCACCACAACACGATCCACAGCAACACGGAGGAGCTGaggcacatggccagcagccgggatGTGCCCCGCCCCCTGTCCACTCTGCCCATGTTCAACGTGCGCACAGGCGAGAGGGTCTCCCCGCTGCAGGGCCAACATGACAGCGCCCACGTCCCGCTCATCCTGGCCCAGCA gtaa
- the SGCA gene encoding alpha-sarcoglycan isoform X2, which produces MAAPGLLRTLFLMAVILAGVWAMLPAQNVSLVAGVIFVHELKREHFQGAFPSTHKNYGEILPEPPIAFHAQLQGFPDLPRWLRCTQRGPYQTGYLYGSPTTKDIGRQLIEVTAYNRDTYETVQQTVVFTIGPSPDTYMPYQAEFFVKNRDVEEVLPVDVQKQFQQALDAMLEQKDWSVINITSALDRGGRVPLPIEGRKEGVYIQVGSRRPFSDCLMEAKSSDNQFRCSLEQQPVITCYDSFSPQFQVDWCNITLTDLSSLSITEEVPMWGDGVLEDGSEYNPPTNSPERAFLSDYLLTILVPLLVGLLLCLLLAYIMYCRRQGVHKRDMKTSDIQMVHHNTIHSNTEELRHMASSRDVPRPLSTLPMFNVRTGERVSPLQGQHDSAHVPLILAQQ; this is translated from the exons ATGGCAGCACCGGGGCTGCTGCGGACACTTTTCCTCATGG CAGTGATCCTAGCAGGGGTTTGGGCCATGCTACCTGCTCAGAATGTCTCCCTTGTGGCCGGAGTCATCTTCGTCCATGAGCTGAAGAGGGAGCATTTCCAGGGAGCTTTCCCCTCCACCCACAAGAACTACGGTG AAAtcctgcctgagccccccatCGCCTTCCACGCCCAGCTGCAGGGATTCCCTGACCTGCCCCGGTGGCTGCGCTGTACCCAACGTGGCCCCTATCAGACGGGATACCTCTACGGGTCACCCACCACGAAAGACATTGGCAGGCAGCTCATCGAG GTGACAGCGTATAACAGAGACACCTACGAGACTGTGCAGCAGACGGTTGTCTTCACCATTGGCCCCTCCCCAG ATACCTACATGCCGTATCAGGCCGAGTTCTTCGTGAAGAACCGGGACGTGGAGGAAGTGCTGCCGGTGGACGTGCAGAAGCAGTTCCAGCAAGCCCTGGATGCCATGCTGGAGCAGAAGGACTGGAGTGTCATCAACATCACCTCGGCCCTGGACCGGGGAGGCCGGGTTCCCCTGCCCATcgagggcaggaaggaggg AGTTTACATCCAGGTGGGCTCCCGCCGACCTTTCTCTGACTGCCTGATGGAGGCCAAATCCTCAGACAACCAGTTCAGGTgcagcctggagcagcagccagtcATCACTTGCTACGACAGCTTCAGCCCTCAATTCCAAGTCGACTGGTGCAACATTACCTTG ACTGATCTCTCCAGCCTCAGCATCACTGAGGAGGTGCCCATGTGGGGCGATGGGGTGCTGGAAGATGGCAGCGAAtacaacccccccaccaactcccctGAGAGGGCCTTTCTGTCTGACTATCTGCTGACCATCTTGGTACCTCTGCTGGTGggcctcctgctctgcctcctcctggcctaCATCATGTACTGCAGGAGGCAGGGAGT GCACAAAAGGGACATGAAGACCTCTGA TATCCAGATGGTGCACCACAACACGATCCACAGCAACACGGAGGAGCTGaggcacatggccagcagccgggatGTGCCCCGCCCCCTGTCCACTCTGCCCATGTTCAACGTGCGCACAGGCGAGAGGGTCTCCCCGCTGCAGGGCCAACATGACAGCGCCCACGTCCCGCTCATCCTGGCCCAGCAGTGA
- the LOC142002618 gene encoding histone H1.01-like, whose product MGSKMDETKHPCEVSSLGAVTSPLGNPTPAVPGSADAGSTHSAAEIQESPEQPEPSGHTIPKETKSVGCRVSKAPHSGGASLTKLSKAPRPGLSKLIMQAVASSQTRAGLSLQALKKAIAGSGYDLARKKTHFKRVLLNLVTKGLLQKLKGTGASGSFGLGKERAKKQGPGPRRKKVPKKRGRHLKVGIAATSLAERGQLLTLGLLRRPGQQPAILGKSQPAPEG is encoded by the coding sequence ATGGGAAGCAAAATGGATGAGACAAAACACCCTTGTGAGGTTTCTTCCCTGGGTGCTGTCACCTCAcctttggggaaccccactccAGCAGTGCCAGGTTCTGCTGACGCAGGCTCCACTCACTCAGCAGCAGAGATCCAAGAGAGTCCTGAGCAGCCCGAGCCATCTGGACACACCATCCCCAAGGAGACCAAGTCAGTGGGCTGCAGGGTCTCCAAAGCACCCCACTCAGGGGGCGCCAGCCTCACCAAGCTGTCCAAAGCCCCACGTCCAGGGCTCTCCAAGCTCATcatgcaggctgtggccagctcACAGACACGTGCCGGCCTGTCCCTGCAGGCTCTCAAGAAGGCCATTGCGGGCAGCGGCTATGACTTGGCCAGAAAGAAGACCCACTTCAAGAGGGTACTCTTGAACCTGGTGACCAAAGGGCTCTTGCAAAAACTGAAAGGCACTGGGGCTTCAGGCTCCTTTGGGCTCGGCAAAGAGAGGGCCAAGAAGCAGGGCCCAGGGCCCAGGAGAAAGAAAGTGCCCAAGAAGAGAGGCAGGCATCTCAAGGTTGGCATAGCAGCCACTAGCCTGGCCGAAAGAGGGCAGCTACTGACACTGGGCCTCCTGAGgaggccaggccagcagccagctaTACTGGGCAAGAGCCAGCCAGCGCCTGAGGGTTAG